Proteins from a genomic interval of Zingiber officinale cultivar Zhangliang chromosome 2A, Zo_v1.1, whole genome shotgun sequence:
- the LOC122039832 gene encoding uncharacterized protein LOC122039832, translating to MAAESSRELLDQPSAPPLLRRLLVSGTTHKRGRTAKAAKGAAAAAAPRSQVMDKVKDFLGVIAKANDKLELDVRERSRADYDVEVLSGNEKTYIEMDLLLGVADLHDDEAVAAAEAAMSGATPPSLPAASDASSDTGDGSSDEKEASSGSEKKRKQNKRPKIVVLDPSDASSMQMQ from the coding sequence ATGGCGGCGGAGAGCAGCAGGGAGCTCCTGGACCAGCCATCGGCGCCGCCACTCCTGCGCAGGCTTCTCGTGTCCGGCACGACGCATAAGCGAGGACGCACCGCCAAAGCGGCCAAAggcgcggcggcggcggcggcacctCGAAGCCAAGTGATGGACAAAGTGAAGGACTTCCTGGGCGTGATCGCTAAAGCCAACGACAAACTGGAGCTCGACGTCCGCGAGAGATCGCGCGCGGACTACGACGTCGAGGTGCTCAGCGGCAACGAGAAGACGTACATCGAGATGGATCTGCTCCTGGGCGTCGCCGACCTCCACGACGACGAAGCCGTGGCGGCGGCGGAGGCTGCCATGAGCGGCGCCACGCCACCGTCGCTGCCTGCCGCTAGCGACGCCTCCTCCGACACAGGCGACGGCTCAAGCGACGAGAAGGAAGCATCTAGTGGATCGGAGAAGAAGCGCAAGCAGAACAAGCGGCCGAAGATCGTAGTGCTGGATCCATCTGATGCGAGTTCGATGCAAATGCAATAG